One genomic window of Ziziphus jujuba cultivar Dongzao chromosome 4, ASM3175591v1 includes the following:
- the LOC107417285 gene encoding probable inactive receptor kinase RLK902 has protein sequence MKKFNKQKQIFFTGALIVFSLGFVPGGDSDLASDRAVLVTLQRAVGGRTRMWDLNQSSPCSWVGVICASGRVTQLRLPGEGLIGKLPLGLGNLTQLQYLSLRFNALSGPVPADLGKLVNLRNLYLHGNFFSGNIPEFFFKMQNLVQFNLAFNNFSGEISPRFNNLTKLDTLYLENNSFTGSVPEIDLPALQKFNVSYNRLNGSIPSKLSRFEASAFEGNSLCGKPLIVCNGTESSEDKSLSGGAIAGIVIGSMAGLLLIVFILIFLCKKRKSGSEEKGRKESTPKLTEVEIPSGKTMLQGESLSSDFSSSALAAKANARGGGNKNLVFFGNAVRVFDLEDLLRASAEVLGKGTFGTAYKATLEMGIAVAVKRLKEVAVPEKEFREKMEEVGRVDHENLVPLRAYYYSRDEKLLVYDYMPMGSLSALLHGNRGAGRTPLNWETRSGIALGAARGIAYLHSKGPLISHGNIKSSNILLTRNYEARISDFGLAHIAIPMSTPNRIAGYRAPEVTDSRKVSQKADVYSFGVLLLELLTGKPPTHSQLNEEGVDLPKWVLSVVQEEWTAEVFDLELLRYQNIEEEMVELLQLALECVAQHPDKRPSMPMVTNRIEELCRVSLQAQEQNPANNDLFIDTEEGLSE, from the exons CCGTGCCGTCCTGGTTACCCTCCAAAGAGCTGTAGGTGGTCGGACGCGCATGTGGGACCTCAATCAGTCCAGCCCATGTTCATGGGTCGGAGTCATTTGCGCCTCCGGCAGAGTCACCCAGTTGCGACTTCCCGGCGAGGGACTGATCGGAAAACTTCCTCTTGGACTTGGGAACCTTACCCAACTTCAATATCTCTCTCTACGGTTCAACGCGCTTTCTGGTCCGGTTCCGGCGGACCTTGGAAAACTCGTCAATCTTCGAAACCTCTACTTACATGGTAACTTTTTCTCGGGGAATATTCCcgaattctttttcaaaatgcaAAACTTGGTCCAATTTAATCTTGCTTTCAACAATTTTTCCGGTGAGATCTCGCCGCGGTTTAATAACCTCACGAAGTTAGATACTCTGTATTTGGAGAACAATAGCTTTACTGGGTCAGTCCCAGAAATTGATTTGCCTGCGCTTCAGAAATTCAACGTTTCGTATAATCGATTAAACGGGTCGATCCCATCGAAGCTATCGAGGTTTGAAGCAAGCGCTTTCGAAGGTAATTCACTTTGTGGGAAGCCCTTGATTGTGTGCAATGGGACTGAAAGTAGTGAGGACAAGTCCTTGTCTGGTGGAGCAATTGCGGGAATTGTGATTGGGTCTATGGCTGGGCTTTTATTGATTGTTTTCATTCTGATATTTCTAtgtaagaaaagaaagagtggcAGCGAAGAAAAGGGTCGCAAGGAAAGCACACCAAAGCTTACTGAGGTTGAAATTCCAAGTGGGAAGACGATGTTGCAGGGTGAAAGTTTGAGTTCTGATTTTTCGTCCTCGGCGTTGGCGGCAAAAGCCAATGCAAGGGGTGGTGGGAATAAGAATTTGGTGTTTTTCGGTAATGCTGTAAGAGTGTTTGATTTGGAGGATTTGTTGAGGGCATCAGCCGAGGTTCTAGGGAAGGGGACTTTCGGGACGGCCTACAAGGCAACTCTCGAAATGGGGATTGCTGTGGCCGTGAAGAGATTGAAGGAAGTGGCTGTACCGGAGAAGGAGTTTAGGGAGAAGATGGAAGAGGTTGGGAGAGTTGATCATGAGAATTTGGTCCCACTCAGGGCTTACTACTATAGCAGAGATGAAAAGCTTCTTGTTTATGACTACATGCCCATGGGAAGCTTATCTGCGCTTTTGCATG GAAACAGAGGGGCTGGCAGGACTCCATTGAATTGGGAAACAAGGTCTGGTATTGCCCTTGGAGCTGCCCGTGGTATTGCATACCTACACTCGAAAGGCCCCTTGATATCCCATGGAAATATTAAGTCTTCGAACATCCTCCTCACACGAAACTATGAAGCCCGCATCTCAGATTTCGGCCTTGCTCATATTGCTATCCCCATGTCTACACCCAACCGCATTGCTGGTTACCGTGCCCCAGAAGTCACAGATTCACGTAAAGTATCACAGAAAGCAGATGTATACAGCTTTGGTGTATTGCTTTTGGAGCTGCTCACAGGGAAGCCTCCTACTCATTCTCAGTTGAATGAGGAAGGAGTGGACCTTCCTAAATGGGTTCTGTCTGTGGTTCAAGAGGAATGGACTGCTGAGGTTTTTGACCTCGAGCTTCTCAGGTATCAGAACATTGAGGAAGAAATGGTCGAGCTTTTACAACTTGCACTTGAATGTGTGGCTCAGCATCCAGATAAGCGCCCCTCAATGCCTATGGTCACAAACCGAATTGAGGAGCTCTGCCGTGTGAGCTTACAGGCACAAGAGCAAAATCCAGCAAACAATGATTTATTCATTGACACCGAGGAGGGGCTATCTGAGTAG